The following proteins come from a genomic window of Parambassis ranga chromosome 4, fParRan2.1, whole genome shotgun sequence:
- the psmg4 gene encoding proteasome assembly chaperone 4, with amino-acid sequence MSGTLNGAQFESISVHNFSERILEQVIHFHVMKLNDGFFLWVGSAPVLSNLAVSMNSKYDSMPLSTLVMGDPSNTAPNSLAQRLAKKTKKQVFVSYSLPMTDSNLSLLVEDRIKKELELHPEHF; translated from the exons ATGAGCGGAACGCTAAACGGAGCGCAGTTTGAGAGCATTTCTGTGCACAACTTCTCAGAGAGGATTTTGGAGCAGGTTATCCACTTCCACGTCATGAAGCTGAATGACGGCTTTTTCCTCTGGGTCGGTTCGGCTCCGGTTCTCTCCAACCTGGCGGTCTCTATGAACAGCAAATAC GACTCGATGCCTTTATCTACGTTAGTCATGGGGGACCCGTCCAATACTGCTCCAAACTCTTTGGCCCAGAGACTAG CAAAGAAGACCAAAAAGCAGGTGTTTGTGAGTTACAGTCTTCCAATGACAGACTCCAACCTCAGTCTGCTGGTGGAGGACAGGATCAAAAAGGAGCTGGAGCTTCACCCGGAACACTTTTAA